The DNA segment TATTTCCACTTGCGTAATCTTTATGGGCAAGCCTACTATTACAACTCCTTAATTACAGGTACCGACGAAGCAACTTATGGAGCAAGTGCGGATGGTAACTTTAAGGATATGGATCTTTCTGGTGCCGGCTCAATTATATCAACTAGCTACCCAACAAGTATATTGTGGGGAACTGTGTTTCCAAACATTAACACCGCTAGTGGGGTTATCGAAAATGCAGCCGCAGCTGGTTTTGCAGAATCTTTAATTTCTGAAGCCAGATTTTTCAGAGCATTCGATTACTTTTTGTTAGTGCAAACTTATGGTGGAGTGCCTTTAGATTTGGGTGCTGGAGAACTTAAGTTCAACACGAGTACTTCAAGATTTTCTGTTAGAAATACTGTGCCTCAAGTTTACACCAAAGCGATATTTCCTGATTTGATAAAAGCTGTAAATAATTTGCCTACAGCTCCACGTTTAACAGGAACTGTAACTAAAACAACTGCAAGATTATTTCTAGCAAAAGCCTATCTTACTTATGCTTGGTGGCTTCAAAACCCTAATAACATCCCTACTTATCCTGAAACACCTCGTGTTGACCCTGACGGACATGATGCGGCTTGGTATTTTCAACAAGCCTATAATGTTGCTACTGAAGGCATAGATGGTGCAGGTAGTACTTATGCTTTGCAAGCTACTTATTATGATGTCAATGTAGCTACAAATGATCGTAACAAAGAGATGTTGTTATATGCAGATCACACGGAGAAAAGTGAAGTTTACAACGGATCAAGCCTTACTTTTGGTAGTGGTGGAGCTCCAGATAATTTTGCAAGTTGGATGTTGACATGGAACTATACAGATCTTAAAAGTTCTGGAGTTTTTTCTGTTCAACGTGAAGCTGTACAACCCTTAGGTCGTCCATGGGTGCGTATGGCACCAACAATTAACGTTTTTGAAAAAACATTTGCTGACAAAACAAATGATTCTCGCTATGATGGTACTTTTACAACGGTATATCGTGGTAACTGGAACAAAGCTGGTAATGCAAGTGCTACATTAAACAATGCAAATGGTTTGCCAGTTGCGCCAGGTGGAGCAATATTAACTTTCTTGGACAGTGAACCATCTACTCCTATTACTTATCCTAGTGGAAGTGGTGCAAATAATGTTGGAGCAGGTGAATTACCTGGCAGATCTGATTATGTAATTTCTCCACGTGGTATTAGTAGAATAGTTTATCCAGGATTATGGAAAATAGGTCCATACCGTACTGATAATGGAACTGGTTTAGGCCAACCAAATGCGGGTAGTACACGCCCTTTTCCTGTGGCTAAATTCTCTGAATTTTACTTCGTAGCTGCTGAGGCTGCTGTAAAAGGCGCTACAACAAAAGCAGGTAAAAGTGCTAGAGAATTAATTAATGTTATTCGTGCTCGTGCTGGAAAATGGAGATTTGACAACAACGGAAATGTTGCCAAAGTTGCAGATAATAGTGCAGCAATGATTGCTGCCACACCAGCAACTATTGACATTAACTATATTTTAGAGGAACGTTCAAGAGAGTTTTATGGTGAAGGATATCGTTGGTTTGATTTGGTTCGTACCCAAAAATGGGAAGAACTTGCATCAAGTTATGAAATTTGTGGAGCTTCAAAAGGGAATCATACAGCTG comes from the Flavobacterium limnophilum genome and includes:
- a CDS encoding RagB/SusD family nutrient uptake outer membrane protein, with product MKLIKIKTIVATALLTLVLGGCNDNILDEQPRSIYEPGYFKTEKGVQGGITYMYFHLRNLYGQAYYYNSLITGTDEATYGASADGNFKDMDLSGAGSIISTSYPTSILWGTVFPNINTASGVIENAAAAGFAESLISEARFFRAFDYFLLVQTYGGVPLDLGAGELKFNTSTSRFSVRNTVPQVYTKAIFPDLIKAVNNLPTAPRLTGTVTKTTARLFLAKAYLTYAWWLQNPNNIPTYPETPRVDPDGHDAAWYFQQAYNVATEGIDGAGSTYALQATYYDVNVATNDRNKEMLLYADHTEKSEVYNGSSLTFGSGGAPDNFASWMLTWNYTDLKSSGVFSVQREAVQPLGRPWVRMAPTINVFEKTFADKTNDSRYDGTFTTVYRGNWNKAGNASATLNNANGLPVAPGGAILTFLDSEPSTPITYPSGSGANNVGAGELPGRSDYVISPRGISRIVYPGLWKIGPYRTDNGTGLGQPNAGSTRPFPVAKFSEFYFVAAEAAVKGATTKAGKSARELINVIRARAGKWRFDNNGNVAKVADNSAAMIAATPATIDINYILEERSREFYGEGYRWFDLVRTQKWEELASSYEICGASKGNHTAVKVNRTILKYQYIRPIPQGQIDAMIMTPEQKKAYQNPSYN